The DNA segment TGAATCGTGCGGGGCGACCGTGAGTCGCGACGACCGTTGGTTCTGCCAGGACTTTGATCAAATCGTTTTGACGCAGTGCCTTGATAAGGGCTTCGAAGTTGTAGCTTCCCAGCGTGAACGCAGCACGAGCGTTCCCCTGCAAAGCCACCGGCGATAGCGCCCCCGAGGTCGGGCTTGCCGCTGCATTGACCAATCCACCAGGAGCGGAGACCACACCGTCAATCCCACCGGGGTTGTGCAATCCCCAGTCGATGCCGAAGTCGCGAAGTTTGGTGCGAGACACTTCCATGATTTTGGTATGCAGCAGGACCTGCTGGACGCCGACGACACGGATATTGTTGACCACGTTCGGGTAGTACTGTTCGACAATCGCAACCGCTCGGTCGACATCGTCGACATTGGTCACGGTACCGGAGACAATCGCACTTTGATTGATCGGCGTCACGCGAAGCGAAGCCATTGGCAATTGTGAGCCAAGGATTCCTTCGACTTCACGAGCGTCTGCAAGGACGACAATGTCGACCGTATACAGTTGGTCATCCGCATCCCAGAGATTCAACTGGGTGGTTCCGGGAGTTTTCCCGTGGACCTGAATTTGATTTTGCGAAACCGGGGTCGCTCCCAAGATCTGTTCATTATGAACTTGGAATCGAGGGACCCGTTTATCGAGGGTCAAGATGCGACTGCTTTTAACAATCATCTCCAGCCGTTCAACGGGCTGTGTGACGTTGTAGTTCACACTCGCACTGGTCGAGGCCAACATTGAATCACCGGCTCGTCCGCTTTCTGCAGACAAACCCTGGGCGTGCCCGGACTGCGGGCTCCCTGTGGTGCCAGCAACCAGCAACAAGCAAGCGACCGCGTGGGCCGCGAAGCGTTTTTTGATCATGCTATCGCTTCCTTGCTCGACCAATTAATCGGATCCTTCCGAAAAGCCTAATCATTCGAATGAGTGCGTCGGCAGTGGTCAGTGCGAAGTGTTAAAGGGACAAAACTATTAGCGGACTCGGTTAAGCGCTCGGATCGGGCGCTGATTGTTTCCGGGTTGCGGTTCTTCTTCAAAAAATGGGCTACCCGAACCGTTTAGGTAACTGTAGTCGTCTGGGCCGGTGCTGGTATTGGCACCGGTGCCAGTGCCAGTGCCAGCACCTGGCATTGTATTGGCTTGGGCAGGAGGCGAAATCAATCCCGTTGTAGGGGAAGTTTCCGTGTCGGCGTCCGAAGACTGAACAACCACCCAAATACCGTTTTGCATTTCGTAGACCGTCATCATCCCGCCCGACATCTTGGTCATCCGGAGGGCTTGTTCGGTGTTTTCTGGAGCCGGAGCGGCTGGTGCGACGGCGGCAGTCGGTTGACTGATCTCCGCCTCACGCTTGCCGTAATCGGCGATCCATTTCAGGAATTCTTGTCCTGCGACGTCCGAGCCGTCGGAGGTTTCTCGATTGTCATACTCGTCGGGATGACTGAGGGACAAGCGAATGCGTCCGAGTTCGTTGGCGTACGTCCAGGCCTCTTCGTCTCGTTTATGAATCAGCAGTGAAACCGAACGAGCCGGCGTGCTAATCGCTTCGCCTTCGGTTCGCGTTTTACGGCCGTCCACCGCATAGACGCGGATTCCCGTCAGTACTTTTTGTGTCATCGTTTGCGGGATGACTTCTCCTTTTTTGAAGAAGCCCATCACGTTGACGCGGTCGCCTGGCTCGATCAGCGTCGCCATGCTGGTCGCGGGATCCGTTTGCAGGGATACCACGCTATAGTCGCGAGGAATATCGCGGCGAGTGTTACCAGCGGTTTCGCTGATCTTGCGACTGATCAATGGTTCGCCCGCATACAATCGTTGGTTCGTAAATTTACCTTCGATCTGCTCAAGCTTTTGCATCGATCCTTCAGGGATACGATCAAGCGGCCATGCTTCTAGGCGGACGTTCTCTGCAGTGAACTGCTCACCGATCTCGATATCCTGAACGGTTACAAAGATCTCGGCAGTCTGTTGCTTTTCAACGCCACCCTGGGCATGCATCCACTTGCTGGTGCCGACTGCGGCAATGGTGCCACAGATGCCGGCGACGGCGAGAAGAAGGGATTTGCTACGCATGAGTGTGTGCCTCGGTGGGCGACCTAAGTTTTGGGTCGGAAGTAACGGACCTAGCGGTTGTCATCGGTGGAACAGTGGGATCGTCTGTAACAAAGGTTCTTTGGGATGACAGGGTTTAACATTGTCCCGTAGCTACCGTAGGCGGAATAAGTTAACTATTCGTCTAGATCAGCATGCCGGCATAGGCGAAATACAAGATCGAACCGATGGCCATGGGGATCCCATAAGGAAGGAGAGTCATGGTTGGTTTTCTCTCTTTAGCGATCTCGAATAGTTTTTCTGGATCGCGAACGGTTTTCCATTCGTGAAGAATTTGGCGAGCCATGTAGTAGTGCTTCCGCCAATGTCCGCTCATTGCAATCATTACGATCGCCATGATGGCTCCCACAAACGTGGTGACAACGAATGCCCACCAGACGGTCGAAACACCAACCCAGGCTCCCAGCCCAGCAAGTAGTTTCACGTCGCCACCGCCCATTCCACCGATAGCACGAACGACTAGCAACAGCGCCAAACCGACAGCGGTACCTGCAAGGCTCCATCCCAGTCCGGGAAGGCCTGCGTGGAGTAGTCCATGGGCCCATCCGCAAAGGATGAACGGGAAAGTCAACCAATTGGGGACTTTCAGGATCAGGCCATCGATAACCGCAGCAAAGATCATCACGGCACTAACCAGCCAAATTGGCCAGTTTGCGGCGATGGAATCCAGAATCATTTCCATTGTACAGTCCCCCGAGAGTGCATGGTTTTCGGGGTTTCAGTGCAAAATCCCGAAGGTTGGATTAGTGATTTGTGTTGTCGCAAAAAGCGAACTAGCGCAGGCACGCAAGCCAGCTGAACATGGCCACGATCAACGTCGTCACGCAGCAGACGATCTGCCACGCTTGGGCAGCCGCTTCGGCAGGTAGCAACGGATAGTCCATGTCAGGAAAATCGCTTTAAGGAAAGTATTGTGAGGTTGATGTTGGTATCGTTCCAAATCACGGAACTTGATGTTTCATCTTTAAAATCCCCTACACACGAAGTCGGTTCGCCTAGAGACGCCAACTTCGTGTGCTGGGGAAATTTTCAGCAAATATTGCGAACAGACTATTTAGCCAGTTCGGTTGCAATTTTGTCGAATTTCGCATTTGCATTGGTACCGATAAGGCCAACGCTGCCCAAGCAGACAACGATGATCAAAGCCATCATGACGGCGTACTCAACTGCGGTTGGACCATCTTCGTCCTTCAGGAAATTCACAACTTTTTCAGCAAAATTTTTCATAACCTAGTACTCCTCGCGAGTGAGTTAATGACGGCAATAAAGTTAGTGCCGCCACAACAACAAACAAATTAGCCAGGCAACGAAAGTCACCTAGCAAGTGCAGCCTCGTCTCCAGTCATTTACCTTGGTGACAGGGCGGCACGTCTTGCTTCGCATTCGCGGTAGCTAGACGAACCGTTCACTGCTGCCTTGGCAGCCCGGCGATCCAATTCCCGAAGAAATTGCACCCGCAGCTTTGCGCCCCGACCTTGCGATCGGTTTGCCTTTTTCAAGGAGGCAGAGGCCGACCGAAACTTTTCAACGATTCAAAACTCGCAAGTCTCTTGTCGCAATCGGTCTCGGCAGCGGGTTGAACACCAACCCGCTCGCTCTCTGATGAAAAAGTACGACACGAATGGGGCAAGTCAAAAGAAACGGGTCAGGTTTGCTGTTTCCATTGCGATAAGTTGGAAGCGTGCGTTGAATTTGCCGATTAATCTGAATATCCCGCTCGTTTGCCAGTACGCGATCATGTCCCGCGTCCGGATGGGGATATAAGTCGCCCGGATGGGTGGTTTGCAGGCTTTTCGATAGCAAGGTATTTCTCGAACCTCACCGTATGACTGCCCCGCTAGAAAACCGTCCCGCCGCACCTTGCGTTCAGCCTTCTCTCGGGAAGTGGACGGCGATTTGGCTGGGGATTGTCTTCCTCGCTCAGCTTGTGCTGCCTGATGCGGAATCGATTGACGCTCCCACAAACGTCTTCTGGTTGGCCGCGATGTGGAGCGGATTGTCGATTAGCGTCTGGGTGACGGTTCAAGGGAACGCGGTCAATTGGCGACATCTGGTTCTTTTGGCAGCGTTCGCTTGGCATGTCTACTGGATGACGGCAATCACCGGAGAACCTGTGTCGCGATACTTCCTGTCGATGGGAAGCTTGGTCCTGCTGCAATTCGCTTCCGCAACGGTCCTGGGGCTGACCGGTTGGCGTATTCCTGCGTTCGAATCGTCGACTGAGCAACGCGATTCGCCGTCTTCGCTACGTCGACAGTTTGGAATCACAACGCTGCTGGTTTTGACTTTGTTGTCAGCGGCTTGGTTGTCCGCCAATAAGCAGTTCGGATCAGCGGAATGGCAAGATTACGGCGAGATCACCTTCCTCGTGATGACCATGATCCTCGTTAACTTTGCGATGCAAAGAGCCTTGTTGGGGACGCCGCGCACCACGCCATGGTGGGATGCTTTGCTGCTGCTAGGCACCCTTCTCTCTTCGCTGCTAGGGATTGGAGCTTTTACATCCTGGGTCTACGAACCGCCCGAGCGGTCCACGGTTCAGATCGTGCTGGTGAACATCTTCTTGCTGTACGCCGGAGCCATCGCCGTGACCGCCTTCTGTGGTCGCGTCGATCGAAACGTTCGTGAGCGGCAGTAACGAAGAACAAGCCACAAACCCACCCTGTTGCGTAAGCGAGGGACCGAAATAACTACGCAGCGGGTTGGGAGTTCGGCGGCCTGCGACCCTGTTCGCAACTTATTTATCGCACGTCCCGAGCGCAAGGGGACATTGGCTGCAGCAACGGCCTGGCAGGTTAGCCAAGCTTCAGCGAACCGACGATGTCGGAAACTTGTGTTGCCTGCAGCGATTGCAAGGCGCCCGGCAGTTCGTCGATCAAGCGAGTCGAAAGCGTGGGGTCGTAATAGTTTGCGGTGCCGATTTGGACGGCGGATGCTCCGGCGATAAGGAACTCCATCACGTCATCGATATTACCGATTCCGCCGATCCCAATAATCGGGACGTCGCATGCTTGTCGGACTTGATGAACACAGCGAAGGGCGACCGGTTTGATCGCGGGCCCACTCAATCCCCCCATGACGTTGCCCAGCAGAGGGCGTTGTTTTTTCCAGTCGATCGCCATTCCTAGGAGGGTATTGATCAGGCAGACCGCGTCGGCGCCGTTTTCTGCGGCAGCTTGAGCGATGGAAACGATGCGGGTTACGTTGGGGGTTAGTTTTGCCAAAACCGGAACCGGGCAAGCGTTCACTGCGGCCCCGACCAATTTTCCGCAGGCTTCAGCGTCGGTCCCAAAATCGACTCCGCCCGAGACGTTGGGACAGGACAGATTCAGCTCGATCGCCGCGACTCCCGGCTGGCTGCCCACTTGTTCCGCTAAGCGGACGTATTCTTCGGCGGAACGGCCGGCGACGCTCACGACAATAGGAGCGCCAACCCCAGCTAGGTAGGGAAGATGCTGAGTAAGAAAGACGTCGACGCCGTCATTATCTAGGCCGATCGAATTCAGCAGCCCCGCGGAAACTTCGACGGTTCGCCAAGGAGCGTTACCGATTCGCGGTTCGGCGGTGATCGTTTTGGGCAGAATGCCCCCAAGTCTTGAACAGTCAACAATCTGTTGCATTTCGCGAGCATAGCCAAACGTCCCCGACGCGACCATGATCGGATTGGGCAAATTCAGGCGGTTCAGACGAACGGACAAGTCCATTGGGGGATTCCAGATACGCAGTGACGTCGGTAGCCCGATTTAAACGTTGGTAGGGATCTACCGCATTGCTGGCGGTTTCGCACTGCTGGCGGTTCGGGCCAACGCAGTCTAAAGAGGGTAGAAGAGGGGGACAAGGAGGAGTTTGGTATGGACATTCGGCTGCCGGGCACTTTAGTCTTCAGCTTTTGGTCATGTTGATGCGTTCGAATAACCCAGTGCGAGTTTGCGACGATGATAGTAAGCCACATCTTGGGCGGCCTGGGAAACCAGATGTTTCAGTACGCCTATGGACGCTGGCTGGCGGACCGCTGGGATGTTCCGCACTATTTGGATTTGCGTGAATTTGCCGGGTATGGGCTGCACGCTTACCAGTTGGACTATTTTCCGCATCGCGCGGTCGCGTTGCCGCCCGAATTGGAATCGCGTTGCCCGCAGCATTTGCATGGGGCGAGGGTTCGGATTGCGGCAAAGCTGCCCGACTGGATGCGGAGAGGGCTCTGTCCCGTCCGCGAACGCCCCTTTGGTTTTCGCCCAGCCTATTTGAAAGCTCGCCCGAACAGTTATTTGTGGGGATATTGGCAGAGTGAATCGTTTTTTCCGGGCCATCGGGAAACGATTTTGCAGGATTTTGCATTCCCTGAATCGACTTTAAGCCCTCGGACTCGGGAAGTTGCTCAGGCGATCGAGAAACAGCCCAGCGTCTTTTTGCATGTGCGTCGCGGTGACTACGTAACCGATCCGCAGACCAAAGCGATCTACCTTTCAATGGGACGCGATTATTACCGCGCCGCTTTAGACGATTTGTTGCAGCGCCAACCCAATTTGCATGCCTATCTGTTTACCAATGACCCCGAGTGGTGCCGGAAGGAGTTTGATGTAGGGATTCCGTTGCACATTGTGGATCACAACAACGCGGCGACCTGTCAGGAAGACCTGTATTTGATGTCACGATGTCAGTATGGAGTGACTGCCAATAGTAGCTTTAGCTGGTGGGGCGCCTACTTGATGACCAACCCGCAACGGCGAGTTTATGCACCGGCCGCTTGGACGGCGACAGGACGGGATGATTCCCACCTGCCGGTCGCCGACTGGCAGGTCTTGCCGGTCGAGGGGAATGCCCCTGCTGCGGTTGCTGGATAGGGAGTAAGGCGTAAACTAAACAGGATGCCAATCATCCGCCAATTGCCGCCAAATCTTGTCAATCAAATCGCCGCTGGTGAAGTGATTGAGCGGCCCGCTTCTGTTGTTAAAGAATTGCTTGAAAACAGTGTCGATGCGGGGGCCCAGCGGATCGAATTGCTGATCGAAAAAGGGGGGACCGAGCGAATTCGCGTCAGCGACGATGGCTGCGGCATGTCCGCCGAACAGCTTCCCCTAGCGGTCACCAGCCATGCGACCAGCAAGTTGCCCGATGATGAATCGCTGTTCCATGTCGGCACCTTAGGTTTTCGTGGGGAGGCGTTGGCCTCGATCGCTTCGGTTTCTCACATGACCATTCGCAGCCGGCCGGCCGATGCTGCCGAAGGCGCGGAACTTCGGATTCGCGGCGGAATCATCGATCCGGTGGCTCCCTGCGGTTGCCCGACCGGCACGGCGATTGAAATTCGCAATCTGTTTTTCAACACCCCGGTCCGTCGCAGGTTCTTGAAGACGCCACAGACCGAACGAGGCCATATCGTCGAAGCCTTCACGCGACTGGCGCTGGCGAACCCGCGAATCCATATGGTTTTGACCAACGGCGAAAAGGTTGTCTATGACCTTCCGCCTACCGAGCGTTGGGCCGATCGGATCGAAGCCTTTTTCGGAGGCGAGGTTTCCGATTCGCTGATCTCGCTGGAAAGCGACGACGGGCAAATTAGGATCTCGGGTTATGCTTGCGACCCCGCGGTTAGCCGGGGGAATAATCGTATGCAGTACCTGTTCCTGAATGGTCGGTTCATTCGCGATCGCTCGCTGCAGCATGCGTTGGGAGAATCGTATCGAGGACTATTGATGTCGGGACGTTTTCCGATTGCGTTCCTCCGCATGCAGATCCCCCCCGAAATGGTCGACGTCAATGTCCACCCTTGCAAGCTAGAAGTCCGGTTCACCGACGGGGGACGAATCTATAGCCGCGTCTTGCAAACGCTGCGTCATAAATTTCTATCGACCGACATGACGATGCGAGTCGGTCCAGGCGGTCCTGATTCTGCTGGTTCCGATTCGAACAGCCATCGACAGGCTACTTCGACTGGAAATGCGTTGCCCGCAAGCGGTTCGCAGACCCCGTTATCGGGAAGTGGTTTGTCGCCGCTGATGCCGCAAAGCAGTGTGCTGGGGATGCCCGCCGATGTCGAAGCTTCGCAGCGGCAAAGCGTTATCGAATGGGCGCGGACCGGTGCCCCTTCCCTGCCCACCAGCCTTTCGGGCCCTGCAGCTTTTAAGCCCTTTGAGGGACAGGCCGTTCCCTGGCAACCAGCCGAAGAAGACGCCGCTGCGGTCGATAGGCAGCCGGTTGAATTCGCCTCCTCGACCAGCCCGCAAGAAGAGGTTCAAGGTTTGGGCGTAGGGAGCGACGGCACTCAATCAGATGCTGTCGCCGGAGTGGCGAACCAACGTGTCGATGCGCCTCATCCGCCACGGATCAGTCACCTCGGATTTCAAGTCCACAATCGGTACCTGATCACTCAGGATGAAAAAGGGATGGTGGTCGTTGATCAGCATGCGTTGCATGAACGAATCTTGTATGAGCGAATCCGCGAAAAGGTTCTTGGGGAAGGGATTGAAACCCAGCGGTTGTTGGTGCCGGAACCTGTTTCTTTGACTCCTGCCGAGCAAACCGCTGCCCTGGATGCGAAAGAGGTCTTGGGGAAAGTCGGGATCGATATCGAACCGTTTGGCGGAGATACCGTTCTCGTGCAATCGTATCCCGCAATGCTCGCGACGCTTCGTCCCAGTGAGGTGTTACGGCAATCGCTGGAGTCCCTTATCGCGGCTGGCAAGGACCCTGAAATTCGAGATTTACTGGATCACTTGTTGCACACGATCGCTTGCAAAGCAGCGATTAAGGCAGGCGACCGACTGGCTCCAGAAGAGATTACCAGCCTGCTCGAACAACGTGATCACTACCAAGATACGCACCACTGTCCTCACGGTCGTCCGACCGCGCTGTTCTTCAGTCGAGACGAACTGGACCGGATGTTCGGACGCTTGGGGCCACGTGGCCGAGCAAGATCCGATGGCTAAGCACTGCAGTCTAAGCATTGGAGTCTAAGCGGATCGTGTATTCGCCTGCATGTTCAGTCGTTGCATGCGCAGTTTGCGCGTTGCATACGCTGAGGAGGCGTGCAATCTATAACCGGCGTAGTGGATGAGGCCGTTAAGGCTGCCGTTGTGAGCGAAAGTAGCTTTAAGGGAGCGTTCTTGCGCGGGGGATGTGAAATCGGTTGGTGGCGGTTTCCAAGTGGGGACCACCGTCTGGCTACGGCAGCCACGCAGTTACGCTTGCCAGAGCATGGGCAGACCGATAATACGTCACCAATGATTTACCGCCGCAACAGACTATGGTCCTGACTCTGCCACTGGCGGGTGCTCCAAGGGGCCGGTTATGGGTTGCTGTTTCACGTCCGAAGCGTTTTTCGTCCGTTTCTCCGCTTTTAATTGCCTTTTCTGGGGGCTTTTTGAGACTTTTCAGGGGACGGATACGAGACTTTTAGGCATTCATTACGTCCATATCTGGTAAAGTTGGTGCATGATTCCGGCAAATGACCTGTCGGGTATCCGAAAAGTCACGCTGTTTCGGCGGCCTGTGGGGCGTTGTTTAACCTTAGCGTCGTTATAGTGGTGGTAAGGGACGATGGCCGAATGAAAGGACTTTTCTTGACGCCAGGATCGTTTATATTAATCCTGTCCATTACCTAATCCCCTAATACTTTGATCGGGACATTGAAATGACGAAGAGCAAGTTGGAGTACATTTGGTTGGACGGCTATCAGCCGACTCAAACCTTGCGGAGCAAAACAAAGGTTGTCGACGACTTCAGCGGAAAAGTTGAAGACGCCGAGGTATGGTCCTTCGACGGATCGTCAACGCAGCAAGCCGCAGGTAGCTCCAGTGATTGCTTGCTGAAGCCTGTGTTCTGCTGTCCCGACCCAGGTCGATCGGGCGATTCTTTCCTGGTCATGTGTGAAGTATTGAATTCAGACGGCACCCCACACCGTACCAACGGTCGGGCGACGATCCTGGATGATGATGACGATTTCTGGTTCGGTTTCGAACAGGAATACACGATCTGGAATCTTGACACCAACAAACCAATCGGCTTCCCGGTTGAAGGTTTCCCCGCTCCGCAGGGACCTTACTACTGTAGCGTTGGGTCTGGCAAAGCAATCGGTCGCGAAATCGTTGAAGAACATCTTCAGATGTGCCTCGACGCTGGCTTGAACGTTGAAGGTATCAACGCGGAAGTCATGATGGGCCAGTGGGAATTCCAGATCTTCGCCAAGAGCGCAAAGCGTGCAGGCGACGAAGTTTGGTTGGCGCGTTACTTGCTCGAACGAGTGGCTGAATCTCACGCCGTTTCGATCAACTGGCACTGCAAGCCTGTCCAAGGGGACTGGAATGGTAGTGGCATGCACGCAAACTTCTCGAACGACCTGCTCCGCACCTGCGGTAGCCGCGAAGTTTACGAGCAAGTTTGTGTCGCCTTCGAACCACGTATCAAAGAACACATCGACGTTTACGGTGCAGACAACGATCAGCGTCTGACCGGACTTCACGAAACCCAGTCGATCGACAAGTTCAGCTACGGTGTTTCCGATCGCGGTGCTTCGATCCGGATTCCAATCGCAACCGTCGAAGGTGGCTGGAAGGGTTGGTTGGAAGACCGTCGTCCAGCTTCCAACGCAGATCCATACATGGTTGCTTCGGCAATCATCAACACGGTCCGCAGTGCTAAAGTCGGCGCAACGACCTAAGCGAATCGTTTGAATTCGATATACGAAATCCCGTCTGGTTTTTTCCAGGCGGGGTTTTTTTGTGGAGACACGGAGTGAAGGAGTGAAGGAGTGAAGGAGTGAAGGAGTGAAGGAGTGAAGGAGTGAAGGAGTGAAGGAGTGCGGGTGCGGGTGCGGGTGCGGGTGCTAGCACTGTTTTGGTTGACTCGATTGCGGGTTTTTGCTTGTTTTGAACATTGATAGGGATCCGCTACGATGTTTGCGATGGCGGCTAGCGAAGCCTTTTTTTGGCTCCCTGTCTCGGATTCTGTGGGCAGCACGTTATAAAGAGGGGCAGCAACTAGCAGTCCCTTAAGTAGGCCCTGTTTGGCAACGGCACGAATTGCAATGACATTCTCACATCCATCTGAAATCATCCTCGCGTCGACAGATCCGGATTTACCTGCGGTGATCCCTCAGGGGTTGGAACGCTACAGTAATTTCAGGGAAATGGCTCGAGGTGGTAATGCGCTGCTGCGCAGCTGTATTGACACGGTTATTGGTCGAACGGTCGCTCTAAAAACATTGCTTCCGCAGCATCAAATGGACTCCCGTGAACGGCGTCGGTTTCTCCGCGAAGCACGTGTGACCGCTCAACTTCAGCACCCCAATACGGTTCCGGTTTATGAAATCGGTGACGATCCACATGAGGGGCTGTTTTTCACCATGAAGCGGATCTCCGGTGAGAACTTTTTCGAAGCGCTTAAGCGAATTGCTCGGAATGATCCCGCCACGGTCGAAGAGTACACCGTGGCTAGGCGGTTGGAAGTGGTCATCAATGTCTGTCAGGCTTTGGCCTACGCTCACATGCGTGGGGTCATTCATCGCGATGTGAAGCCCGAGAATATCTGGGTGGGAAACTTTGGCGAAGTCATCTTGTTGGATTGGGGAGTCGCCAAGGTTTGGGGACATGCTGACGACAATCCCGCGATCGGCAATAGTTCGATTTCGCCTCCAATGGAAAGCGCTCGCGAACAGACGCAGTTCATGACGCTGACCCATGGTGGGTTGCGTCCTGGCACGCCGCTCTACATGTCGCCCGAACAGGTTCAAGGCAATCGAACGATCGACGAAAGGACCGACATCTTTAGTGTCGGGGTCGTGTTGTACGAAATGCTGACGTTCTGCGAGCCATTCAAAGGGGCAACCGTTGACGAAACGT comes from the Roseimaritima multifibrata genome and includes:
- a CDS encoding type II and III secretion system protein family protein — protein: MLASTSASVNYNVTQPVERLEMIVKSSRILTLDKRVPRFQVHNEQILGATPVSQNQIQVHGKTPGTTQLNLWDADDQLYTVDIVVLADAREVEGILGSQLPMASLRVTPINQSAIVSGTVTNVDDVDRAVAIVEQYYPNVVNNIRVVGVQQVLLHTKIMEVSRTKLRDFGIDWGLHNPGGIDGVVSAPGGLVNAAASPTSGALSPVALQGNARAAFTLGSYNFEALIKALRQNDLIKVLAEPTVVATHGRPARFIVGGKVPYLIPSQQGVTVNYEEFGTSVDFLPFVVGPGRIRLEVRPEVSEPDPSRGLTIDGTSVPGFRSRYVETAVEMDAGQTFAIAGLLQSRTEASTSAIPFLGELPYFGAAFRRVTETTNEIELLILVTPEFVGAMDPHEVPRGGPGLNSMSPTDNELYLKGHIEVPVYRGGCGNCGQCTECTSAGLYSDGIPADAVIPQAEGTEVAPGVTVLAPAE
- the cpaB gene encoding Flp pilus assembly protein CpaB is translated as MRSKSLLLAVAGICGTIAAVGTSKWMHAQGGVEKQQTAEIFVTVQDIEIGEQFTAENVRLEAWPLDRIPEGSMQKLEQIEGKFTNQRLYAGEPLISRKISETAGNTRRDIPRDYSVVSLQTDPATSMATLIEPGDRVNVMGFFKKGEVIPQTMTQKVLTGIRVYAVDGRKTRTEGEAISTPARSVSLLIHKRDEEAWTYANELGRIRLSLSHPDEYDNRETSDGSDVAGQEFLKWIADYGKREAEISQPTAAVAPAAPAPENTEQALRMTKMSGGMMTVYEMQNGIWVVVQSSDADTETSPTTGLISPPAQANTMPGAGTGTGTGANTSTGPDDYSYLNGSGSPFFEEEPQPGNNQRPIRALNRVR
- a CDS encoding A24 family peptidase, with the protein product MEMILDSIAANWPIWLVSAVMIFAAVIDGLILKVPNWLTFPFILCGWAHGLLHAGLPGLGWSLAGTAVGLALLLVVRAIGGMGGGDVKLLAGLGAWVGVSTVWWAFVVTTFVGAIMAIVMIAMSGHWRKHYYMARQILHEWKTVRDPEKLFEIAKERKPTMTLLPYGIPMAIGSILYFAYAGMLI
- a CDS encoding Flp family type IVb pilin; the protein is MKNFAEKVVNFLKDEDGPTAVEYAVMMALIIVVCLGSVGLIGTNANAKFDKIATELAK
- a CDS encoding dihydroorotate dehydrogenase, with protein sequence MDLSVRLNRLNLPNPIMVASGTFGYAREMQQIVDCSRLGGILPKTITAEPRIGNAPWRTVEVSAGLLNSIGLDNDGVDVFLTQHLPYLAGVGAPIVVSVAGRSAEEYVRLAEQVGSQPGVAAIELNLSCPNVSGGVDFGTDAEACGKLVGAAVNACPVPVLAKLTPNVTRIVSIAQAAAENGADAVCLINTLLGMAIDWKKQRPLLGNVMGGLSGPAIKPVALRCVHQVRQACDVPIIGIGGIGNIDDVMEFLIAGASAVQIGTANYYDPTLSTRLIDELPGALQSLQATQVSDIVGSLKLG
- a CDS encoding alpha-1,2-fucosyltransferase, with the translated sequence MIVSHILGGLGNQMFQYAYGRWLADRWDVPHYLDLREFAGYGLHAYQLDYFPHRAVALPPELESRCPQHLHGARVRIAAKLPDWMRRGLCPVRERPFGFRPAYLKARPNSYLWGYWQSESFFPGHRETILQDFAFPESTLSPRTREVAQAIEKQPSVFLHVRRGDYVTDPQTKAIYLSMGRDYYRAALDDLLQRQPNLHAYLFTNDPEWCRKEFDVGIPLHIVDHNNAATCQEDLYLMSRCQYGVTANSSFSWWGAYLMTNPQRRVYAPAAWTATGRDDSHLPVADWQVLPVEGNAPAAVAG
- the mutL gene encoding DNA mismatch repair endonuclease MutL — encoded protein: MPIIRQLPPNLVNQIAAGEVIERPASVVKELLENSVDAGAQRIELLIEKGGTERIRVSDDGCGMSAEQLPLAVTSHATSKLPDDESLFHVGTLGFRGEALASIASVSHMTIRSRPADAAEGAELRIRGGIIDPVAPCGCPTGTAIEIRNLFFNTPVRRRFLKTPQTERGHIVEAFTRLALANPRIHMVLTNGEKVVYDLPPTERWADRIEAFFGGEVSDSLISLESDDGQIRISGYACDPAVSRGNNRMQYLFLNGRFIRDRSLQHALGESYRGLLMSGRFPIAFLRMQIPPEMVDVNVHPCKLEVRFTDGGRIYSRVLQTLRHKFLSTDMTMRVGPGGPDSAGSDSNSHRQATSTGNALPASGSQTPLSGSGLSPLMPQSSVLGMPADVEASQRQSVIEWARTGAPSLPTSLSGPAAFKPFEGQAVPWQPAEEDAAAVDRQPVEFASSTSPQEEVQGLGVGSDGTQSDAVAGVANQRVDAPHPPRISHLGFQVHNRYLITQDEKGMVVVDQHALHERILYERIREKVLGEGIETQRLLVPEPVSLTPAEQTAALDAKEVLGKVGIDIEPFGGDTVLVQSYPAMLATLRPSEVLRQSLESLIAAGKDPEIRDLLDHLLHTIACKAAIKAGDRLAPEEITSLLEQRDHYQDTHHCPHGRPTALFFSRDELDRMFGRLGPRGRARSDG
- a CDS encoding glutamine synthetase beta-grasp domain-containing protein, which translates into the protein MTKSKLEYIWLDGYQPTQTLRSKTKVVDDFSGKVEDAEVWSFDGSSTQQAAGSSSDCLLKPVFCCPDPGRSGDSFLVMCEVLNSDGTPHRTNGRATILDDDDDFWFGFEQEYTIWNLDTNKPIGFPVEGFPAPQGPYYCSVGSGKAIGREIVEEHLQMCLDAGLNVEGINAEVMMGQWEFQIFAKSAKRAGDEVWLARYLLERVAESHAVSINWHCKPVQGDWNGSGMHANFSNDLLRTCGSREVYEQVCVAFEPRIKEHIDVYGADNDQRLTGLHETQSIDKFSYGVSDRGASIRIPIATVEGGWKGWLEDRRPASNADPYMVASAIINTVRSAKVGATT
- a CDS encoding serine/threonine-protein kinase; translation: MTFSHPSEIILASTDPDLPAVIPQGLERYSNFREMARGGNALLRSCIDTVIGRTVALKTLLPQHQMDSRERRRFLREARVTAQLQHPNTVPVYEIGDDPHEGLFFTMKRISGENFFEALKRIARNDPATVEEYTVARRLEVVINVCQALAYAHMRGVIHRDVKPENIWVGNFGEVILLDWGVAKVWGHADDNPAIGNSSISPPMESAREQTQFMTLTHGGLRPGTPLYMSPEQVQGNRTIDERTDIFSVGVVLYEMLTFCEPFKGATVDETFSNIRNLELPPPSERTSRKDVPKAIDPIVAKALAKNPNDRYTRMRDLLEDLQHVVSDL